ATATCTTTTGGTCGGCATATTTTGACCAGAGGGCAGAAAATGATATAATATCCCTTATTAACCGGGTTCACAACTTAATTTTGGGTAAGGAAGAATTTATACCGACACAAAACCCTAGAAAATGTCGTAGCTGTCGTTTGAAGAGTAAATGTGATAAAAAAGCCCTTCCAAGATAACTTTGAGTTATTTAACATAGTTTAAATAAGATGTAGATAACTTTAAATATCACTTCAGCCTAAAAGGAGATTGCTGCACTTGCAGCCTTTTTTATGTTTTAGTCCCGTAGGGTAGTGGTAATCCTGCTGGTCTTTGGAACCGGCGACGGCGGTTCGACTCCGCTCGGGACTATTTATTTTCAAGGGTAATTACATGGAAAAAATTCTCCTGGCAGGTGTTAACACCCGTGCTGTGGCATGTTCCCTGAAAAAACTGGGATATCAGGTTTATTCTGCAGATTATTTTGGAGTTATGGATTTAGGATCATGCACGGAAAAATCCCAGTCTGTCCTGGATCAAAAACCACAAAAATCATGTGGAAAGTTCATAGAACACTTCAATCCCCTGATTATTAAAAAGATGGCACTTAAAATGGTGGATGATGTTGATGGGGTTATTTGTTGTGCTGGTGTGTCTCCTAATTGGTTTCCATCCAATAAAATCATAGGAAACCCTGATGTGGATGGTGTTGAGGATAAATACCAGCTTATGAAGGAACTTAACCTCCTTAACAGTAAATTTGACCATTCTTTTCATGTTCCAGAAACATATCTGGTAGGTGATATGGATGATGCCCATGAAATTGCCACCGGTGCACCGGAAAAACAGTTCATTTTAAAACCTAGATATGGATCAGGCGGTTACGGAGTACGCAGGTTGGATCCCCTGATGCAGGAAACAGATCTTGACTGTCAGGAAATTGAAAGTGATGACTGGATCTTACAGGAATTTATAGCTGGTGAGAATATCAGTGCATCAGTTCTCTCAACCATGTACGATACTCAAACCATACTCACCAGCACCCAGATCATAGGTGACAAAAGATTGGGTCAAAGGGAGCCATTCGGATACTGTGGTAACATTGCACCCCACAGTGGAGATGGTAAAATCTCAGAAATTGCCCAAAAAGTGACACACCACCTATCCTTAATAGGCTCAAATGGGGTGGATTTCATAATTAACCAGGGCGAAATATATGTCATTGAAGTCAACCCTCGCCTGCAGGGAACCTTTGAATGTGCCGAAGTGGCCCTGAATATAAACATGGCAGAAGCACATCTTGAGGCCTGTCAGGGACGCCTTATGGAAGTCAGTGCTCCTGATAAATTTGCAGTTAAAATGATCATCCACACCCACCACAGATCCCAGGTGACAGATCTTAACCTGCCGGGGGTCCATGATATACCTTACCCGGGGGTTATCATTGAGAAAGGCGAACCCTTAGCCACAGTCATAACTTCAGGAATGGCAAGGGAAGATACTATTTATTCTGCTAAAAAAAAGGTTCAAAAGGTTTACGGCCAACTGAAACCTGCAAAATGATGTGTTAATTTATAGTTAATTAATATTTAGGTAAACACAACTAAATAAATGAAAATTAGCGTTCCAATCACTAAACTAATTGTAACTAGAATTTCAGCACCGAAAATTACCACACTTACCTTTGCTCTTTTATCGGGGTCCCTTTTTATCTCTTCCCAATCAAAGTCATATAAAATATCGTAATAAAATGATTTTATTGCTTTCCATATACCTTTTAATCCCATTAAATCATCCTTTATATTGTTTTCAATCTGTTGTGAATATTTCTTTATATAATTTTAGCATTTACTTTAACTATTAGATTAAGGGGATTTATGTGAGTAATATTTACATACGAAACGATTATGGGAGTTTTATATATGTAATATTTACTTAGGAAAGGAATTCACCGAACCAGGAATATGTACTGTGAAGTGGTTGGAAACTTTTGCCTTACTACCTTTATGTCTGGTCGATAAATATAGATTTCCTCACCACAATCCTCTTTATTCAGAATCTGGCATATCAGATCACATTCTATTTTTCCGGATATGCGCGAACCACTTCTATCTGAATCAATTTCAATATATATTGGAAGTTTCAGGCGTTCCCACATGCCTTCAGGAATCATGGATGCAATTTTTTTAAGTTCATCCCTCTTAAAACGGTGGCGTGTCCCATCGGTTCCCATCACGTGTGGTTTTTCCTCTTCTAAAAGTTCCTTGAGGTTCTTCCTACGGCGGGGAAGGTGGCGGTTCAGGCTCAGGATCTGTTTTTTCAGGAGATTTTCTTCCGGGTTATGATCTCTGTTCATAGTTAAGATTTTATTCTCTGGTGAATATAATATTGTATTGTAAAAGTAAATGTAGGGGATACTGTGGATATTGATATAGAACAGTGTAAAGAGAATGATAAGATAAAAGAGATAATCAGCACCAGTGGCCTTCCTATTAAACATATTAAACTACTTCTCAGGTTATCTGATACTATTTACATCAATGGTATGAATTATAATGTGAATATTGATGACAATATAGTGACTATTCTTCTTATATCTTCCAAACCAGATAATGTAAATGGAGTTTTCAATACTTATCCCATTGCCAACATCCTTGATAAGTTAAGGCTGATGGAAAAAGAAAACGATGATCTGAAGACCCATTGTGAGGTTGAATCTGATCTGTTTAAGATATTAATTGAAATAATTAGGTGAATAGGATAGTCAGATTAATTTCTTCTTTTTTAATGGTGTCAGGATGAAAGTTAAAGATTATTATAAACTAATTCAGGAAATCGCTGATATTGACTTAGAAGCAGATTCTATTGCCGATTCAAGGCGCATCTTAGCCGAGATCAATGAAAGGGAAGTACTATTAAAGGAACTTAAAAAACGTGTTAATAAGGACATTAAAAACATTGAACGTGAGTATTTAAAAAGAAAACATAAAATAAATGTTGATTATGCTGGAGGGCGTTCTCCTGGTGTTATGTCAAGGGTTAGGGGAAAGTCCAAGATTAAAGAATTAAAAAATCTACAGAGGAAACATGATCAATCACTGGAATCTTATCGCGAAATTAAATACATATTGGATGATCTGTTCCTCCAGATCCAGGAGGCCAAAGAACCTCTAAATAACTATATAAAATCAAGATTAGTCGGATTTTAATCATTTCAAAAATATAGCTGGTTTTAATCAAAAATAAAAAAAAATATTTATCAGACAATTTTTTTAGGGACCTTTAGAAGTTTACTTCCACTGGTAGGAGTATTAAAATGCCTAATAAATCATCTTTTTCCACTTTGTAATCTAGTGCTGCTGCGAAGAGCACGTGATCTGCTGTTCTGTCCATGCTGATGGGAAGGTAGGTTTCTTCACCAACTGCCAGTGCATGTCCGTACTTGTTGGTTCCATAAGCGCTTATGAAACTTATGTGGTTGGCGTTGATGTCGATCTTTTTGATGGGGATTGGTTTTGTTTCCCCTGCTTTGAATTCCTTTTCTTCAGCAGCTATGATTGCTCTGACTTTTCCAGAGATGTTACCGATCTCAAAATCAATGGAAGGTTTGGTTTTTTTGTGTTGTTCTTTTTTGACCTGATCCAGTCGTGTTATTATTCTAACCATTGACTTCCTCCGTTTCCATGGTTTTCTTGATCATTTTCAACCTGACGAAGTTCTCCCTTTCCATCTCTTCCAGGCGCATTTCAATGTATTTGACAGTGTTTTCAATCCTGGGAATAATGATATGTTCTAAGGCATTCACACGTCTTTTGGTGGATTCGATCTCTCCAGCCAGTAACATGATGGTTTTTTCGATTTCTCCCAGTTCAATTATGAGCTGGATTGATTCTTCGAACTTTTTGGCTGCTTCATCCACTTTGACTGAGGTGTCCATGAATCCATAACCACGTTCGGTGAT
This is a stretch of genomic DNA from Methanobacterium petrolearium. It encodes these proteins:
- a CDS encoding ATP-grasp domain-containing protein translates to MEKILLAGVNTRAVACSLKKLGYQVYSADYFGVMDLGSCTEKSQSVLDQKPQKSCGKFIEHFNPLIIKKMALKMVDDVDGVICCAGVSPNWFPSNKIIGNPDVDGVEDKYQLMKELNLLNSKFDHSFHVPETYLVGDMDDAHEIATGAPEKQFILKPRYGSGGYGVRRLDPLMQETDLDCQEIESDDWILQEFIAGENISASVLSTMYDTQTILTSTQIIGDKRLGQREPFGYCGNIAPHSGDGKISEIAQKVTHHLSLIGSNGVDFIINQGEIYVIEVNPRLQGTFECAEVALNINMAEAHLEACQGRLMEVSAPDKFAVKMIIHTHHRSQVTDLNLPGVHDIPYPGVIIEKGEPLATVITSGMAREDTIYSAKKKVQKVYGQLKPAK
- a CDS encoding DUF61 family protein, with protein sequence MNRDHNPEENLLKKQILSLNRHLPRRRKNLKELLEEEKPHVMGTDGTRHRFKRDELKKIASMIPEGMWERLKLPIYIEIDSDRSGSRISGKIECDLICQILNKEDCGEEIYIYRPDIKVVRQKFPTTSQYIFLVR
- a CDS encoding DUF22 domain-containing protein, which encodes MVRIITRLDQVKKEQHKKTKPSIDFEIGNISGKVRAIIAAEEKEFKAGETKPIPIKKIDINANHISFISAYGTNKYGHALAVGEETYLPISMDRTADHVLFAAALDYKVEKDDLLGILILLPVEVNF